ACCGGACTGGTCTGGATCTCGATACATGTCGCGATTCTGCTCGCCGCGGCTCGCATCTTTCGCGCCCCGCTCTTTCTGGTGGCAACGGGTAGCATGGCCAACGTCGGCGGTGCCGCAAGCGCGCCGGTCGTGGCCGGGGCCTACATGCCGTCGATGGCACCGGTCGGGCTGCTCATGGGCGTGTCAGGGTACATCCTCGGCATCTATGCAGCACTCGGGTGTGCATGGATCCTGGGGCAGCTCTCGCTGCTGCTCTAGGCTACAAATGCAAGAGCCCGACCGCTGCTACAGCCGGGCTCCGCACATTCTTCAGACGATAAGACGTGCGTCCCTTAACGCAGGAGCGTCATAGACCGGGTCTCGGACCCTCCAACGGCTTCGACGCGGTAAACGTAGATACCACTACTGACGGCCCGACCGTTCTCGTCCGCACCATCCCACACAACCGTGTAGCGACCGGCGGCATGATCTCGCTCCACCAGCGTCCGCACCTGACGACCGAGCAGATCGAAGATCAGCAGTCTCACGTTTCCGCCGGCAGGCACTTCGTAATTGATACTCGTCTCCGGATTGAACGGATTCGGATAGTTCTGATCGAGTCGGAGCGTCGACGGCAAGTCTTTGTCGTCCTCGATCCCTACGACCAGACCGGTCCCGGCATTAATCAGGATGAAATCCGACGCCGTCGAGGACAAATAGCTGAACTCCCAGATCGTCGTCAGAGGATTATTGGAGTCCAACTCCTGCGCAAGCACGACTTCCACGAAGGCGTCAGGATTAGCATCCCGAAACCCACCGCTCTCCGCTTCTGCCGCGGCCGTGGCCTGAGGACTGTCGATCCAGCCGTCCGGAATGGCCTGCGTTGAGCGAAGGTCCGTGAGGCTCCCAAAGCCCTGCTCAAGTATGACGCCTTCCTGCACATCAATGGAGTACACGGTGTTGGCAGGAGATCGATACGTGTAGGTCCAGTAGGCCGAGACCCCGGACTTGTGCAACCCGAAGTTGCTACTCTCGACCATCACGAGGAACCCACCGGGAAAGTTCGTTGCAACCGCCGCATCTGCTACATCGAGGTTTGCGCGCGCGGCCGTGTAGTAGGCCAGAGCAGGATCGACCTCTCCCGTAACCGCGTGGATGATGACGTTCAGAAAGCCGAAGAATGGAGGCTCGTTTAGGAAAGCGTTGTAATTGACAATCCAGAGAGGAGTTGGCGTAACCAATGCCGCGGCTGCCGAACTCGCGGAAAGCCCCATTCCGACCGGATATGACAGGTCGAAGATACCGGCTGAGCGCCACCGCTGCGTGTCCTCTTTTTTGCCCGAGCCAAAGGAATCCGTCACGCTCGCCGCGAACCCGAACACTTCGGCATCCGGAAACTGCGACAGGAAGTCCGACCCGCCGTTGTCGTTGGCAATTCCGCCAACAACATCGGAGTCAAGAAAGTCCTCTGGAAGGGGTTCGGTCATGTCCGTTCCACCGCCGAAGTCCTGGTACGGCGACACGCCAAACTGATCTCCCAGCGCAAACAGCACAAAGTTAGCAAGATTCGACGGACTGTAGTAGA
The nucleotide sequence above comes from Rhodothermales bacterium. Encoded proteins:
- a CDS encoding T9SS type A sorting domain-containing protein; this translates as MTSSILRVSILSTVLLLFATADVQAQLTVVSSSPADGMVNVSTSVILQIEFSAPIDTTARFDDDEDFYLAFETNPEIPEPTLAGVSPDFTTFFAQVQLEPDTRYLVLLTGAKSQAGDILSQPFVVNFTTGSSMPTGSISGTVTDASSGKTAAGALVAIFPDDPLNGIFGEDSGLFGATVTNSSGQYTVNYVPDGFYQVASAADVTGDGLIEPESGDTFGLYDSDGNGLLDAVEVSGGGGISGIDFSIKVPTPVSARSNLPRATPIAASIESDAELVMVNGQFGPGGLSPQWLYVYYSPSNLANFVLFALGDQFGVSPYQDFGGGTDMTEPLPEDFLDSDVVGGIANDNGGSDFLSQFPDAEVFGFAASVTDSFGSGKKEDTQRWRSAGIFDLSYPVGMGLSASSAAAALVTPTPLWIVNYNAFLNEPPFFGFLNVIIHAVTGEVDPALAYYTAARANLDVADAAVATNFPGGFLVMVESSNFGLHKSGVSAYWTYTYRSPANTVYSIDVQEGVILEQGFGSLTDLRSTQAIPDGWIDSPQATAAAEAESGGFRDANPDAFVEVVLAQELDSNNPLTTIWEFSYLSSTASDFILINAGTGLVVGIEDDKDLPSTLRLDQNYPNPFNPETSINYEVPAGGNVRLLIFDLLGRQVRTLVERDHAAGRYTVVWDGADENGRAVSSGIYVYRVEAVGGSETRSMTLLR